A window of Oikeobacillus pervagus contains these coding sequences:
- a CDS encoding tetratricopeptide repeat protein gives MRKRKRHLIKQGNVIVFPGTNEKLIDKGIDALQKKQYREAANFLTEALQLSKDSENGEIQMALSLALYESSQFEQAKKNCKNMLHAGIGDYYDVLDLYMLILIQLKEYDEVVATLSPIIEEEQIPAEKRDHFMKLYQLGEKMVDYEDGSYSLPYKGKLFDEQEDLHQQTMKIAELLHSNIIPYIEELCSILQDEKAHPFLQSLILNVLKEHRYDQKVCVRKFTFSDEFIPKQLQDPFETPYYQEVIHKLEEKIAHDNPIFFRQIKEIVDRHFFQLYPFSPPFFPETWMNVTIFLANQYYGEDRDDGQLEEFDDPEWGSCLELMKKLDEISTPIH, from the coding sequence ATGAGAAAAAGAAAAAGACATTTAATAAAGCAAGGGAATGTAATTGTATTTCCGGGTACAAATGAGAAGTTAATTGATAAAGGAATTGACGCACTTCAGAAGAAACAATATCGAGAAGCAGCAAATTTTCTAACAGAGGCACTTCAGCTTTCGAAGGATTCCGAAAATGGAGAAATTCAAATGGCTCTTTCGCTCGCTCTTTACGAAAGTTCCCAATTTGAGCAAGCGAAAAAAAATTGCAAAAACATGCTTCATGCAGGAATTGGCGACTATTATGACGTATTAGATTTATACATGCTTATTCTTATTCAATTAAAAGAATATGATGAAGTAGTAGCGACATTATCACCTATTATAGAAGAAGAGCAAATACCAGCCGAAAAACGTGATCATTTCATGAAGCTTTATCAATTGGGAGAGAAAATGGTCGATTATGAGGACGGGTCATACTCCTTGCCTTATAAAGGAAAGCTTTTTGATGAACAAGAAGATTTACATCAGCAAACAATGAAAATTGCTGAATTGCTTCATAGTAATATTATTCCTTATATAGAGGAACTATGTTCAATCTTACAAGATGAAAAGGCCCATCCTTTTTTGCAAAGTTTAATTTTGAACGTGCTAAAGGAGCATCGATACGATCAAAAAGTTTGTGTACGTAAATTTACCTTTTCTGATGAATTTATACCTAAACAATTACAAGATCCTTTTGAGACCCCATATTATCAAGAGGTTATACATAAATTAGAAGAGAAAATTGCTCATGATAATCCCATTTTCTTTCGTCAAATAAAGGAAATCGTTGATCGGCATTTCTTTCAATTATATCCGTTTTCCCCGCCCTTTTTTCCAGAGACTTGGATGAATGTGACTATTTTTTTAGCTAATCAATATTATGGTGAAGATCGAGATGACGGTCAATTGGAGGAGTTTGATGATCCAGAATGGGGATCATGTCTTGAACTTATGAAGAAATTAGATGAAATTTCTACCCCCATTCATTAG
- a CDS encoding metallophosphoesterase, with protein sequence MKLLVVSDNHGWGEILSEIMARYKGKVDGFYHCGDSELYDHDPEMAGYTTVRGNCDTENRFPYELVEVMEGKRIFLTHGHRYQVKTTMMNLHYKAKEYRADFVFFGHTHMLGVEKVDETIYLNPGSISMPKGRMEKTYAIVEVGRKEVIIRFFNDLHEELLDLQQIFSL encoded by the coding sequence ATGAAATTATTAGTCGTAAGTGATAACCACGGTTGGGGAGAAATATTGTCAGAAATAATGGCACGTTATAAAGGAAAAGTGGATGGGTTTTATCATTGTGGTGATTCTGAATTATATGATCATGATCCAGAAATGGCAGGATATACAACTGTTCGAGGGAATTGTGACACTGAGAACCGATTTCCGTATGAGCTTGTGGAAGTAATGGAAGGAAAACGTATATTTCTAACTCATGGTCATCGTTATCAAGTGAAAACAACGATGATGAATTTGCATTATAAGGCAAAAGAATATCGGGCAGATTTTGTGTTTTTTGGTCACACTCATATGTTAGGGGTCGAAAAGGTAGATGAAACCATATATTTGAACCCGGGAAGCATCTCCATGCCGAAAGGGAGAATGGAGAAAACCTATGCGATTGTTGAAGTAGGTCGAAAAGAAGTAATCATTCGGTTTTTTAATGACCTTCATGAGGAACTTCTTGATTTACAACAAATTTTCTCATTATAA
- a CDS encoding XTP/dITP diphosphatase, whose translation MDQVIIATKNQGKAKEFIQMFEPFSVQVKTLLDFPEFPDIAETGETFEENAQLKAKAVAESMQSVAIADDSGLIVDALDGRPGVYSARYAGLDKNDEANIDKVLKELQGIPFENRTARFYCALAIAMPNGKVNTVSGACEGYILSERRGESGFGYDPIFYVRHFGKTFAELSPSEKNSISHRGQALKELEKKITTFFEG comes from the coding sequence ATGGATCAAGTCATAATTGCAACAAAAAATCAAGGAAAAGCAAAAGAATTCATTCAAATGTTCGAACCCTTTAGTGTGCAAGTAAAAACCTTATTAGATTTCCCAGAGTTTCCCGATATCGCGGAAACCGGGGAAACATTTGAGGAAAATGCTCAATTAAAAGCAAAAGCTGTTGCCGAAAGTATGCAGTCGGTTGCGATAGCGGATGATTCGGGATTAATCGTTGATGCTTTAGATGGCCGACCAGGGGTATATTCTGCAAGATATGCAGGACTCGATAAAAATGATGAAGCAAATATAGACAAAGTATTAAAGGAATTACAAGGAATCCCTTTTGAAAACAGGACAGCTCGTTTTTATTGTGCACTTGCCATTGCAATGCCAAACGGGAAAGTAAATACAGTTTCCGGTGCATGTGAAGGATATATTTTATCAGAGCGACGAGGAGAAAGTGGCTTTGGATATGATCCAATCTTTTACGTGAGACACTTCGGTAAAACATTCGCCGAATTATCTCCAAGTGAAAAAAACTCTATTAGTCACCGCGGACAAGCTTTAAAAGAGCTCGAGAAAAAAATAACGACATTTTTCGAAGGATGA
- the rph gene encoding ribonuclease PH, which yields MRTDGRKFDELRPIHIEKDYVKHPEGSVFITVGDTKVICNASIEERVPPFMRGGGKGWITAEYSMLPRATATRNIRESSKGKVSGRTMEIQRLIGRALRAVVDLESMGERTIWIDCDVIQADGGTRTASITGAFVAMAIAMAKLYTEKELKKFPITDYLAATSVGVLENHGAILDLNYIEDSQAEVDMNVVMTGSNEFVELQGTGEEATFSNKQLQELLMLAEKGISQLIQIQKEVLGEIANQITAKS from the coding sequence ATGCGTACTGATGGAAGAAAATTTGATGAACTTAGACCTATACATATTGAAAAGGATTATGTAAAACATCCTGAAGGCTCTGTTTTCATTACGGTGGGAGATACGAAAGTCATTTGTAACGCAAGTATAGAGGAAAGAGTCCCTCCGTTTATGCGTGGGGGTGGAAAAGGGTGGATTACGGCAGAATATTCTATGTTACCTCGTGCAACAGCAACACGTAATATTCGTGAATCCTCTAAAGGAAAAGTATCAGGAAGAACGATGGAAATCCAAAGATTGATTGGCAGAGCCCTTAGAGCCGTTGTTGATTTAGAATCAATGGGTGAAAGAACGATCTGGATTGACTGTGATGTCATCCAAGCAGATGGCGGAACAAGAACAGCTTCCATCACAGGTGCATTTGTTGCAATGGCGATTGCGATGGCAAAATTGTATACTGAAAAGGAATTAAAGAAATTTCCGATTACGGATTATTTAGCTGCAACAAGTGTCGGAGTGCTGGAAAACCACGGGGCTATTCTGGATTTGAATTATATTGAGGATAGCCAGGCAGAAGTAGATATGAATGTTGTGATGACTGGCTCGAATGAATTTGTCGAGCTTCAAGGTACAGGTGAAGAAGCCACTTTTTCTAATAAACAATTACAAGAGTTATTAATGTTAGCGGAAAAGGGAATTTCTCAATTAATCCAAATTCAGAAAGAAGTATTAGGGGAAATTGCCAATCAAATAACAGCAAAGTCGTGA
- a CDS encoding GerMN domain-containing protein, producing MSKKKIWVAATVVVSSVYLAGCGLFGNEDKKEKIDPPQTVSYLKEGEALQELENKNETKMIEKDENIAMTELYLIDKNGYVVSQTFPLPNTKSLAKQALEYLVADGPISNMLPNGFRAVLPAGTQVLSVDIKEGKAVVDFSPEFKEYQADDEERIIQSVTWTLTQFDSVDEVELRVNGERLKEMPVNGTTLDPKGLSRAVGINHNIQDVVDMSNTRAITVYYMAQKDDGYYYVPVTKRVSNLEKDNVTAIVNELAEGPGLKSNLVSEFLPDVQLIDKPVIDDGKVTLNFNESILGSFEERVLSQNLLNTLVLSLTEQENIKSVAIQVNGKTNFVNEKGEKVSESVTRPESVNTGSF from the coding sequence ATGTCTAAGAAGAAGATATGGGTGGCTGCAACCGTCGTGGTATCGTCGGTTTATCTTGCTGGTTGCGGCTTATTTGGGAATGAAGATAAAAAAGAAAAGATTGATCCGCCGCAAACCGTTTCCTATTTAAAAGAAGGTGAAGCATTACAAGAGCTAGAAAATAAAAACGAAACGAAAATGATAGAAAAAGATGAAAATATCGCAATGACTGAATTATATTTAATAGATAAAAATGGCTATGTCGTTTCGCAAACATTCCCACTCCCAAATACAAAAAGTCTTGCAAAGCAGGCATTGGAATATTTAGTTGCAGATGGACCGATTTCCAATATGCTACCAAATGGTTTTCGTGCAGTACTACCAGCAGGTACCCAAGTTTTAAGTGTAGATATTAAAGAAGGCAAAGCGGTCGTTGACTTTTCACCAGAGTTTAAGGAATACCAAGCAGACGATGAGGAACGCATTATTCAATCTGTCACATGGACACTTACTCAATTTGACTCCGTAGATGAAGTCGAATTACGAGTGAATGGTGAACGATTAAAAGAAATGCCTGTCAATGGGACAACGCTCGATCCAAAAGGGTTAAGTAGAGCAGTGGGAATCAATCATAATATTCAAGATGTCGTGGATATGTCCAATACTCGTGCAATTACCGTGTATTATATGGCTCAAAAGGATGATGGGTATTATTATGTACCTGTAACGAAGCGTGTGAGCAATCTTGAGAAGGATAATGTAACGGCGATTGTCAATGAGTTAGCAGAGGGTCCTGGTTTAAAATCTAACTTAGTGAGTGAATTTTTACCAGATGTCCAATTAATTGATAAGCCTGTAATAGATGATGGAAAAGTAACATTAAATTTTAATGAATCAATTTTAGGAAGCTTTGAAGAAAGAGTCCTCTCACAAAATTTATTAAATACCCTAGTCCTTTCATTAACAGAGCAAGAGAATATTAAAAGTGTAGCCATTCAAGTCAACGGAAAAACAAATTTTGTTAATGAAAAAGGGGAAAAAGTATCGGAATCTGTGACAAGACCAGAAAGTGTGAATACAGGTAGTTTTTAA
- the racE gene encoding glutamate racemase, translating to MNKPIGVIDSGVGGLTVAKELMRQLPNETIYYVGDTARCPYGPRPVEEVKTFTWEMTRYLLLYDIKMLVIACNTATAVVLDEIRSELSIPVIGVIYPGARAAIKMTSNDRIGVIGTIGTINSKAYEKALKSINEKSIVYSLACPKFVPLVESGEYRGAMAKKIVAETLLPLKSKKLDTLILGCTHYPLLETIIANFMGKSVSVISSGEETAREVSAILHYKDLLNMEKTRCSHKFFTTGSEKIFFSIASDWLQDRTIDVQTIRLAF from the coding sequence TTGAATAAACCAATTGGTGTAATTGATTCTGGGGTTGGGGGGTTAACAGTTGCAAAGGAATTAATGAGGCAACTTCCAAACGAGACGATTTATTATGTTGGAGATACTGCACGTTGTCCATATGGCCCTAGACCTGTTGAAGAAGTAAAAACATTCACATGGGAAATGACCCGTTATTTATTATTATATGATATAAAAATGCTTGTGATTGCCTGCAATACAGCAACAGCTGTTGTACTTGATGAGATTCGGTCAGAATTAAGTATTCCTGTCATTGGAGTTATATACCCAGGGGCAAGAGCAGCTATAAAAATGACAAGTAATGATCGCATTGGTGTAATTGGAACAATTGGTACGATTAATAGCAAGGCATATGAAAAAGCATTAAAATCCATTAATGAAAAATCAATTGTGTATTCACTTGCTTGTCCGAAATTTGTCCCCCTCGTAGAAAGTGGAGAATATAGGGGGGCTATGGCGAAAAAAATCGTAGCTGAAACTTTGTTGCCATTAAAATCCAAAAAACTAGATACATTGATTTTAGGATGTACACATTATCCTCTTCTAGAAACGATTATTGCAAATTTTATGGGCAAATCTGTTTCTGTCATCAGTTCTGGTGAAGAAACAGCAAGGGAAGTAAGTGCTATCCTTCATTATAAAGATTTATTAAATATGGAGAAAACCCGTTGTTCACATAAGTTTTTTACAACAGGTTCTGAGAAAATATTCTTCTCTATTGCCTCTGATTGGCTTCAAGATCGAACCATTGATGTACAAACGATTCGCTTAGCTTTTTAG
- a CDS encoding MarR family winged helix-turn-helix transcriptional regulator, with amino-acid sequence MKSKESIESFTLNCVADIEKDLRYIACIIKQKGREILNQYKITPPQFIALQWLFEDGDMTIGELSSKMYLACSTMTDLIDRMEKNQLVARMKDSQDRRVVRIQLLEEGERIIDEVIQKRQLFVQQTLSDFNDTEIMSLKNNLMKMHQEMKKDRGEIFE; translated from the coding sequence ATGAAGTCTAAGGAAAGCATTGAATCTTTTACGTTAAATTGTGTGGCTGATATTGAAAAAGATTTAAGATACATAGCATGTATTATTAAGCAAAAAGGACGGGAGATATTAAATCAGTATAAAATCACCCCTCCACAATTTATTGCTTTGCAATGGCTTTTTGAAGATGGTGATATGACGATTGGGGAATTATCGTCGAAAATGTATTTAGCCTGTAGCACAATGACAGATCTTATTGATCGTATGGAAAAAAATCAATTAGTCGCACGGATGAAAGATTCTCAAGATCGAAGAGTAGTACGAATTCAATTGTTGGAAGAAGGAGAACGGATTATTGATGAAGTGATACAAAAACGTCAATTATTCGTTCAACAAACTTTGTCCGATTTCAATGATACAGAAATAATGTCCCTCAAAAACAACTTAATGAAAATGCATCAAGAAATGAAGAAAGATAGAGGCGAGATTTTTGAATAA
- a CDS encoding helix-turn-helix domain-containing protein, protein MKDHDFAHKPLLTKREKEVFELLVQDKTTREIAKELFISEKTVRNHISNAMQKLGVKGRSQAVVELLRMGELKL, encoded by the coding sequence TTGAAGGATCATGATTTTGCACATAAACCATTATTAACTAAGAGAGAGAAAGAAGTTTTTGAGCTGTTAGTCCAAGACAAGACAACTAGAGAAATTGCGAAGGAGCTTTTTATCAGCGAGAAAACGGTTAGAAATCATATTTCAAATGCCATGCAAAAACTAGGAGTAAAAGGGCGTTCTCAAGCTGTAGTTGAACTCCTTCGAATGGGGGAGCTCAAGTTATAA
- a CDS encoding acyl-CoA thioesterase, with protein MKKIAYIEDWNAWNENFHFFQKIKVRFSETDMFGHLNNTVPFAYFEEARIEFFDHVGLMQEWSKEESEEIIVVADLQCDFLQQVYFGETLKVYVKPHQVGNSSVDLHYKVLNEKEEICLTGRGTIVQISKKTGRSMPLSNEWKKKLQNLTEFSPSC; from the coding sequence ATGAAAAAGATCGCTTATATCGAGGATTGGAATGCTTGGAATGAGAATTTTCACTTTTTTCAGAAGATTAAAGTAAGATTTTCTGAAACAGATATGTTTGGACACTTAAATAATACGGTACCATTCGCTTATTTCGAAGAAGCACGGATAGAATTCTTTGATCATGTTGGATTAATGCAAGAATGGTCTAAAGAGGAAAGTGAAGAGATTATTGTTGTAGCAGATCTTCAATGTGATTTTCTTCAGCAAGTATATTTTGGGGAAACATTAAAAGTATATGTTAAACCACATCAAGTGGGGAATTCATCTGTGGATCTCCATTATAAAGTATTGAATGAAAAAGAAGAGATATGTTTAACTGGTCGGGGAACGATTGTCCAAATTTCCAAGAAAACAGGTCGCTCAATGCCATTATCTAATGAATGGAAAAAGAAGCTCCAAAATCTAACTGAATTCTCCCCGTCTTGTTAA
- the sdhB gene encoding succinate dehydrogenase iron-sulfur subunit: MSENKTVRFIITRQDNPDSAPYKEEFEIPYRPNLNVISALMEIRRNPVNAKGEKTTPIAWDMNCLEEVCGACSMVINGKPRQSCTALIDHLEQPVRLEPMSTFPVVRDLQVDRSRMFDSLKKVKAWIPIDGTYDLGEGPRMPERKRQWAYELSKCMTCGVCLEACPNVNSKSNFMGPAIFNQVRLFNAHPTGAMNKDERLNAFMQDGGMQNCGNSQNCVQACPKGIPITTSIAAVNRDATVQAFRNFFGSDRSV, encoded by the coding sequence ATGAGTGAAAATAAAACAGTACGCTTCATTATTACTCGTCAAGACAATCCAGATTCTGCTCCGTATAAAGAAGAGTTCGAGATACCATATCGCCCTAACTTGAACGTTATTTCGGCGCTAATGGAAATTCGTCGTAATCCTGTCAATGCAAAAGGGGAAAAGACAACACCAATTGCATGGGATATGAACTGTTTGGAAGAAGTATGTGGAGCATGTTCAATGGTGATTAACGGTAAACCACGTCAGTCCTGTACAGCGTTAATCGATCATTTAGAACAACCGGTTCGTCTTGAGCCAATGAGCACATTCCCTGTTGTTCGTGACTTACAAGTTGACCGTAGCAGAATGTTTGACTCATTGAAAAAGGTAAAAGCATGGATTCCGATCGATGGTACCTATGATCTTGGAGAAGGACCTCGTATGCCTGAAAGAAAACGTCAATGGGCATATGAACTTTCTAAATGTATGACTTGCGGTGTTTGCTTAGAAGCATGTCCAAATGTGAATAGTAAATCTAACTTTATGGGACCTGCTATCTTTAACCAAGTGCGTTTATTCAATGCACATCCAACAGGTGCAATGAATAAAGACGAACGTCTAAATGCATTTATGCAAGATGGTGGAATGCAGAATTGTGGTAACTCTCAAAACTGTGTTCAAGCTTGTCCGAAAGGGATTCCAATTACAACATCTATCGCAGCGGTTAACCGTGATGCAACTGTACAAGCATTCCGTAACTTCTTTGGTAGTGACCGTTCCGTATAA
- the sdhA gene encoding succinate dehydrogenase flavoprotein subunit, which translates to MSKGKIAVVGGGLAGLMATIKAAEEGTQVDLFSLVPVKRSHSVCAQGGINGAVNTKGEGDSPWIHFDDTIYGGDFLANQPPVKAMCEAAPGIIHLLDRMGVMFNRTPEGLLDFRRFGGTQHHRTAYAGATTGQQLLYALDEQVRRHEVAGLVNKYEGWEFLGVVLDDEGICRGIVAQNLTNMEIQTFPADAVIMASGGPGIIFGKSTNSVINTGSAASIVYQQGVNYANGEFIQIHPTAIPGDDKLRLMSESARGEGGRVWTYKDGKPWYFLEERYPAYGNLVPRDIATREIFNVCVDMKLGINGENMVYLDLSHKDPHELDIKLGGIIEIYEKFTGEDPHKVPMKIFPAVHYSMGGLWVDYEQQTNIPGLFAAGECDYSQHGGNRLGANSLLSAIYGGMVAGPNAVKYIEGLEKGSDAIASSVFDRYKKQEEAKWNEVMSLDGKENAYMLHKELGEWMTKNVTVVRENKKLLQTDEKIVELMERWKNININDTSKWSNQGATFTRQLKNMLQLARVITIGAYNRNESRGAHYKPEFPKRNDEEWLKTTMATFAGEGNAPKFHYEDVDISLIKPRERDYTKKH; encoded by the coding sequence ATGAGTAAAGGAAAGATCGCCGTTGTGGGCGGTGGTTTAGCCGGATTAATGGCGACAATTAAAGCAGCAGAGGAAGGGACGCAAGTAGATCTATTTTCTTTAGTTCCAGTAAAACGTTCCCACTCTGTATGTGCTCAAGGTGGTATTAACGGTGCTGTTAATACTAAAGGAGAAGGGGATTCGCCATGGATTCATTTCGATGATACGATTTATGGTGGCGACTTTTTAGCAAACCAACCTCCAGTAAAAGCTATGTGTGAGGCTGCACCTGGAATTATTCATTTATTAGACCGTATGGGAGTAATGTTTAACCGTACTCCAGAAGGATTACTTGACTTCCGTCGCTTTGGTGGAACACAGCATCACCGTACTGCATATGCTGGTGCAACAACTGGTCAACAATTACTTTATGCACTTGATGAACAAGTACGTCGCCATGAAGTTGCAGGGCTCGTTAATAAATACGAAGGCTGGGAATTCCTTGGAGTTGTCCTAGACGATGAAGGAATTTGTCGTGGAATTGTTGCTCAAAACTTGACAAATATGGAAATCCAAACATTCCCTGCTGATGCAGTTATTATGGCATCTGGTGGCCCTGGTATTATTTTTGGTAAATCGACTAACTCAGTTATTAATACAGGTTCTGCTGCTTCAATCGTTTACCAACAAGGGGTTAATTATGCAAATGGTGAGTTCATTCAAATTCACCCAACAGCGATCCCAGGGGACGACAAGCTTCGCCTTATGAGTGAATCCGCTCGTGGTGAAGGTGGACGTGTATGGACATATAAAGATGGTAAACCTTGGTACTTCTTAGAAGAAAGATATCCTGCATATGGAAACTTAGTACCACGTGATATTGCTACTCGTGAAATTTTTAATGTATGTGTGGATATGAAGCTCGGTATTAACGGCGAGAATATGGTGTACTTAGATTTATCTCATAAAGATCCACATGAATTAGATATTAAATTAGGTGGAATTATCGAGATTTATGAGAAATTCACTGGAGAAGATCCTCATAAAGTTCCAATGAAAATCTTCCCTGCCGTACACTATTCAATGGGTGGACTTTGGGTTGATTATGAACAACAAACAAACATTCCTGGGTTATTTGCTGCTGGTGAATGTGATTATTCTCAACATGGAGGAAACCGTTTAGGTGCTAACTCCTTATTATCGGCGATCTATGGTGGAATGGTTGCGGGACCTAACGCAGTAAAATATATTGAGGGGTTAGAAAAAGGATCAGATGCAATTGCTTCTTCCGTATTCGACCGCTACAAAAAACAAGAAGAGGCTAAATGGAATGAAGTTATGTCTCTTGACGGAAAAGAAAATGCATATATGCTCCATAAAGAATTAGGGGAATGGATGACTAAGAACGTAACAGTTGTTCGTGAAAACAAAAAACTATTACAAACAGATGAAAAAATAGTTGAATTAATGGAACGCTGGAAAAACATCAACATCAATGATACATCCAAATGGAGTAACCAAGGTGCTACATTCACTCGTCAGTTAAAAAATATGTTACAACTTGCTCGTGTAATTACGATTGGTGCTTATAACCGTAATGAAAGCCGTGGAGCTCACTATAAACCAGAATTTCCTAAACGTAATGATGAGGAATGGTTGAAAACAACAATGGCGACATTTGCTGGAGAAGGAAATGCTCCTAAATTCCATTATGAAGATGTCGATATTTCATTAATTAAGCCGCGTGAACGTGACTACACAAAAAAACACTAA
- a CDS encoding succinate dehydrogenase cytochrome b558 subunit, with the protein MAGNREFFNRRLHSLLGVIPVGLFLTQHLVVNHFATKGEEAFNNAAHFMEMLPFRYVLEIVVIFLPLLFHAIYGLYIAFTAKNNVNRLGFFRNWMFVLQRVSGVLTLIFLAWHVWQTRVQAAFGADVNFQMMADILSNPFMLAFYIVGVISAIFHFANGLWSFCVSWGIIISPRSQVIFSYVSVVVFIALSVVGVRAILAFV; encoded by the coding sequence ATGGCTGGAAATCGTGAATTTTTTAACCGTAGGCTTCATTCTTTACTTGGTGTCATTCCTGTAGGACTATTCTTAACTCAGCATCTAGTTGTGAACCACTTTGCTACGAAAGGGGAAGAAGCATTTAACAATGCAGCTCATTTCATGGAAATGCTACCATTCCGTTATGTGTTGGAGATCGTTGTCATCTTCTTACCTTTGCTTTTCCACGCAATTTACGGATTGTATATTGCATTCACAGCAAAGAACAACGTAAATCGTCTTGGGTTCTTCCGTAACTGGATGTTTGTTCTACAACGTGTATCGGGGGTTCTTACTTTAATCTTCCTAGCATGGCACGTATGGCAAACACGAGTACAAGCAGCTTTTGGGGCGGATGTCAACTTCCAAATGATGGCAGATATTCTGTCAAATCCGTTTATGTTAGCTTTCTACATAGTTGGTGTTATTTCAGCAATTTTCCACTTTGCAAATGGTCTATGGTCATTCTGCGTTAGCTGGGGAATTATCATTTCACCGCGTTCACAAGTAATTTTCTCTTATGTGTCCGTAGTGGTATTTATAGCACTTTCAGTTGTAGGTGTTAGAGCCATTTTAGCATTTGTATAA
- a CDS encoding YslB family protein, whose product MEETDQSSTLVVSMFGYELIREILLPEILGQDTPEVLYWAGKALARKFPLMSEDEISTFFNEAGWGNLQISKQQKRETSFDLSGPFIERKIKLPTTTSFSLEAGFIAEQISIQKNVTAEAIHEVQKRSSSVKIIIQWNEKD is encoded by the coding sequence ATGGAAGAGACAGATCAATCAAGTACACTCGTTGTGTCAATGTTTGGGTATGAGTTAATCCGGGAGATTTTACTACCTGAGATTTTAGGTCAGGACACTCCTGAAGTTTTATATTGGGCTGGGAAAGCTTTAGCAAGAAAGTTCCCCCTCATGTCAGAAGATGAAATTTCCACCTTTTTTAATGAAGCAGGTTGGGGGAATTTACAAATAAGTAAACAACAAAAACGAGAAACTTCTTTCGATTTGTCCGGCCCTTTCATCGAAAGAAAAATAAAATTGCCTACAACTACATCCTTTTCTCTTGAAGCCGGATTTATCGCTGAACAAATAAGTATTCAAAAAAATGTGACAGCAGAGGCCATTCATGAAGTCCAAAAACGGTCTTCATCCGTTAAAATTATCATCCAATGGAATGAAAAAGATTAA